One window of Brevibacillus choshinensis genomic DNA carries:
- a CDS encoding cytochrome P450, whose product MNETISGPKGLPISGNLLSFRRNPLQFIRTSAKAHGDVVLFRFGPKRIIYLLTNPEQIKEVLVTKQANFRKGKGLQIARAVVGDGILTSEGKKHLRQRRLMQPAFHRERIAAYGEVMVRQGVELMRDWKDGEVRDIHHDMMKVTLAIITATMFGKSIKEGADEIGHAIDVGLKYVANKASSFIDIPLSVPTRSNRQFLESNETLDKTIFSLIEARRNSGDLRQDDLLGMLLAARDEENGQGMTDEQVRDEVMTIFVAGHETTANTMSWIFYLIALHPEAEQKLHDELATVLGDKLPTVEDIPQLTYTNLIVQETLRLYPAAWTINREVVEEVEIGGHKYQPGETLMMSQFVMHRDERFYENPDEFMPERFAGDLLKRIPTFAYFPFGGGPRVCIGNNFALMEAALLLATIAQRYRMRLSEANQVVEPEPLVTLRPKNGLPMRLEKRM is encoded by the coding sequence ATGAACGAGACTATTTCTGGCCCCAAAGGCCTCCCGATTTCAGGCAACCTGCTGTCATTCCGGAGAAATCCCCTTCAATTTATCCGTACTTCGGCAAAAGCGCATGGTGATGTCGTATTATTCCGCTTTGGCCCCAAACGAATTATTTATTTGTTGACCAATCCCGAGCAAATCAAGGAAGTGCTCGTCACCAAGCAAGCAAATTTCCGCAAAGGGAAAGGACTCCAGATAGCGAGAGCGGTTGTGGGAGATGGAATTCTCACCAGTGAAGGGAAAAAACATCTGAGGCAGCGCAGACTGATGCAGCCAGCCTTTCACCGGGAGCGGATTGCTGCTTACGGAGAAGTAATGGTCAGGCAGGGCGTAGAGCTCATGCGTGATTGGAAGGATGGGGAAGTACGTGACATCCATCACGATATGATGAAGGTCACCTTAGCCATCATAACGGCTACGATGTTTGGTAAAAGCATCAAGGAAGGCGCAGACGAAATTGGGCACGCGATCGACGTAGGGCTCAAATATGTGGCGAATAAAGCTTCTTCGTTTATCGATATCCCGCTCTCCGTGCCTACGAGGAGCAATCGTCAGTTTCTCGAATCAAATGAGACCCTGGATAAAACGATCTTCTCATTGATTGAGGCGAGGCGAAACAGCGGTGATCTAAGACAGGACGATCTTTTAGGAATGCTCTTGGCAGCACGGGATGAGGAAAACGGGCAAGGGATGACGGATGAGCAGGTGCGGGACGAGGTCATGACGATCTTTGTGGCCGGTCATGAGACGACTGCCAATACCATGTCGTGGATTTTCTACCTGATTGCGCTCCATCCGGAAGCGGAGCAAAAACTCCATGATGAGCTGGCCACAGTATTAGGAGACAAGCTGCCAACGGTGGAAGACATTCCTCAGCTGACGTACACCAATCTCATTGTCCAGGAAACATTGAGACTATACCCGGCAGCATGGACGATCAATCGGGAAGTGGTAGAGGAAGTAGAGATCGGGGGGCACAAGTATCAGCCGGGTGAGACGCTAATGATGAGTCAATTTGTGATGCATCGAGACGAGCGTTTTTATGAAAATCCGGACGAGTTTATGCCGGAAAGGTTTGCAGGGGATTTGTTGAAGCGCATCCCGACTTTTGCCTATTTTCCTTTTGGCGGAGGACCACGTGTATGTATCGGCAACAACTTTGCTCTGATGGAGGCGGCCTTGCTGCTAGCGACTATCGCACAGCGGTATCGGATGCGGCTGTCTGAAGCCAATCAAGTTGTAGAGCCAGAGCCGTTGGTCACCTTGCGTCCGAAAAATGGGTTGCCGATGCGACTGGAGAAACGGATGTAG
- a CDS encoding sensor histidine kinase, with protein MSLRNKLFLSFIGLLTLNILLFKFVFQDLIVEQLKNDRHTQYQYEKETAEKVRLNLLLRSSNFKDPTERMELEKQLPEDVMYRMVVKDANGNTIYSKTSQAYNLKVPPPTPNRVSSKRSDLKVVAEYHFQQEPPREGETVIYFYTDDYDIMSTKGVSMMLWFIYGSILLVGLVLLALFVRWILRPVSELSRVTQEIQEGKRLVSFTYRSHDEFGQLFRYFGDMVDELRFSEERQSELIAAIAHDFRTPLTTIKGYASYIGSGRVTDINRIQKQMNKIELKTSDLEHLLDELQDYTQQSIEVRLNISRIHVKNFMKGIIEDYLVRIQEAGLSFQWKLRISNELYIDADETRLRRVMENLINNAIYYNKPNGSILITCDQREGHVLFSVIDKGEGISPEDLPKVFTKFYRAEKSRNRNSGGTGLGLTICQSIVRRHGGEMIVNSELGIGSSFSFTIPFYHA; from the coding sequence ATGAGTCTACGCAACAAGCTGTTTCTTTCTTTTATAGGCTTGCTCACGCTGAACATCCTATTGTTCAAGTTCGTCTTTCAGGACCTCATCGTCGAACAATTAAAAAATGACCGGCATACTCAATACCAGTATGAAAAGGAAACGGCGGAGAAGGTACGCCTCAATCTATTGCTCCGCTCCAGCAACTTCAAGGACCCGACAGAACGAATGGAGCTGGAAAAGCAGCTGCCGGAAGACGTCATGTACCGGATGGTTGTAAAAGACGCAAATGGCAACACGATCTACTCCAAGACCTCGCAAGCCTACAACCTGAAAGTACCACCTCCCACGCCGAATCGAGTTTCTTCCAAAAGAAGTGATCTGAAGGTCGTCGCGGAATATCACTTTCAGCAGGAGCCGCCGCGCGAAGGGGAAACGGTCATCTACTTCTATACAGATGACTATGACATCATGTCGACCAAAGGCGTTTCGATGATGCTGTGGTTTATTTACGGCAGTATTTTGTTAGTCGGGCTCGTCCTGCTAGCCCTGTTTGTTCGCTGGATTTTACGACCTGTCAGCGAGTTGTCACGTGTCACACAGGAAATCCAGGAAGGAAAGCGACTCGTTTCCTTTACTTATCGATCACATGACGAATTCGGCCAGCTCTTCCGCTATTTCGGCGACATGGTCGACGAACTTCGTTTTTCTGAAGAACGCCAGTCTGAACTGATTGCTGCGATTGCTCACGACTTTCGGACACCCCTGACGACCATCAAAGGGTATGCTTCCTACATCGGGTCGGGTCGTGTAACAGATATCAACCGCATCCAAAAACAGATGAACAAAATTGAGCTAAAGACATCAGACCTGGAGCATTTGCTGGACGAATTACAAGATTACACCCAGCAGAGTATTGAGGTACGGCTCAATATTAGCCGCATTCATGTAAAAAACTTCATGAAGGGGATCATCGAGGATTACTTGGTTCGTATTCAGGAAGCCGGGCTATCCTTTCAGTGGAAATTGCGAATATCCAATGAACTGTACATCGATGCAGACGAGACCAGACTGCGGCGGGTCATGGAAAACTTAATCAACAACGCGATTTACTACAACAAGCCAAATGGCTCCATTTTAATTACCTGCGACCAACGCGAGGGACATGTTCTCTTCTCCGTAATCGACAAAGGCGAAGGGATTTCCCCTGAGGACTTGCCCAAGGTGTTCACCAAGTTCTACCGGGCGGAAAAATCCCGCAATCGCAACAGTGGGGGGACAGGTCTCGGCTTGACGATCTGCCAGAGCATCGTCCGACGCCACGGTGGTGAAATGATAGTAAACAGCGAATTGGGGATAGGAAGCAGTTTCTCCTTCACCATCCCCTTTTATCACGCCTAG
- the yhfH gene encoding protein YhfH translates to MTPITTFFRNLEAKCCAACGQTIHEQAESYATECSTCQEKMSYDAYKFYHQKK, encoded by the coding sequence ATGACGCCGATCACCACTTTTTTTCGCAACCTGGAAGCAAAATGCTGTGCTGCTTGCGGTCAAACCATCCATGAGCAGGCAGAGTCGTATGCGACAGAATGCTCCACATGCCAGGAGAAAATGAGCTACGACGCTTACAAGTTCTACCACCAAAAGAAATAA
- the ilvA gene encoding threonine ammonia-lyase IlvA: MQTVTTVRVEEIVVANHALKDVVDKTPLQKNKQLSERYGCNVYLKREDLQVVRSFKIRGAYHFIHNLSMEERERGVVCASAGNHAQGVAFSCQHLQIQGTIFMPTTTPRQKVSQVKLFGGSYVEVVLVGDTFDDSFAEAMKYCLQEERTFVHPFDDPLVVAGQGTVGLEILNDMEEPADFVFASIGGGGLVAGVGTYVKGVSPATRVIGVEPAGAPSMKAALEKGDVVTLDEIDKFVDGAAVKQVGQLTMTICKDVLDDIVLVPEGKVCTTILELYNSSAIVVEPAGALSIAALDLYREQIAGKNVVCVISGGNNDIDRMQEIKERSLLHEGLKHYFVINFPQRAGALREFMEKVLGPHDDITRFEYTKKNNKDNGPALVGIELKCQDDYGPLVTRMKQHGIRYVEITSDPYLFNLLI, translated from the coding sequence ATGCAGACAGTCACAACAGTGAGAGTCGAAGAGATCGTCGTTGCTAATCATGCATTAAAGGACGTAGTGGACAAAACGCCACTGCAAAAGAACAAGCAGCTTTCCGAGCGGTACGGCTGCAACGTGTATTTAAAACGCGAAGATCTACAAGTCGTGAGGTCGTTCAAGATTCGCGGCGCGTACCATTTCATCCACAATCTCTCCATGGAAGAGAGGGAGAGAGGTGTCGTCTGCGCCAGTGCGGGCAACCATGCCCAAGGAGTAGCGTTTTCCTGCCAGCATTTGCAAATCCAGGGTACGATCTTCATGCCGACGACGACGCCACGGCAAAAGGTATCTCAGGTAAAGCTCTTCGGCGGCTCGTACGTAGAAGTAGTGCTGGTCGGAGATACCTTTGACGATTCGTTTGCAGAAGCGATGAAATATTGCCTGCAGGAAGAGCGCACGTTTGTGCATCCGTTCGACGACCCGTTAGTTGTTGCGGGCCAAGGAACGGTCGGGCTGGAAATCTTGAATGATATGGAAGAGCCTGCTGATTTTGTTTTCGCCAGTATTGGCGGGGGTGGATTGGTGGCTGGCGTCGGGACCTACGTAAAAGGAGTAAGTCCTGCTACTCGTGTCATCGGTGTGGAGCCAGCAGGCGCGCCTTCGATGAAAGCGGCACTGGAAAAGGGTGATGTGGTGACGCTGGATGAGATCGACAAGTTCGTGGATGGAGCAGCGGTGAAACAGGTCGGTCAGCTGACCATGACGATCTGCAAGGATGTACTGGATGACATCGTGCTCGTACCGGAAGGAAAAGTGTGCACGACCATCCTCGAGTTATATAACAGCAGTGCCATCGTAGTCGAGCCTGCTGGTGCTCTGTCGATCGCGGCTCTCGATCTGTACCGGGAACAGATCGCGGGCAAAAACGTTGTCTGCGTCATCAGTGGGGGAAACAACGATATCGACCGGATGCAGGAAATCAAAGAACGTTCACTGTTACATGAGGGACTGAAACACTACTTTGTGATCAACTTCCCGCAGCGAGCAGGGGCATTGCGGGAATTCATGGAAAAGGTTCTTGGACCGCATGATGACATTACACGCTTTGAATACACGAAAAAGAATAACAAGGACAACGGGCCAGCCCTGGTAGGCATTGAGCTGAAATGCCAGGATGACTACGGGCCGCTCGTGACGCGAATGAAGCAGCATGGCATCCGCTACGTGGAAATCACCAGCGATCCGTATCTGTTTAATCTGTTGATTTGA
- a CDS encoding ankyrin repeat domain-containing protein: MNAATTIKELFQASQAGDSRKVKDLLEKDTSLANTENEEGLTPLGYAAHFGHVDVVRLLLEKGADVQAVSHSKIAYIPSNTALHAAIAGEGDVEVVGLLLASGAKADTFDSNGHTCLHTAAFHDEHIEIIRLLIAHGAQVNEPAKNEGRQTPLALALGKGNAHVVELLRQHGAD; the protein is encoded by the coding sequence ATGAATGCAGCTACGACGATAAAGGAATTGTTTCAGGCCTCGCAGGCAGGCGACAGTAGGAAAGTAAAAGATTTGCTGGAAAAGGATACTTCACTTGCAAATACTGAAAATGAAGAAGGATTGACACCACTGGGTTACGCTGCTCATTTTGGGCACGTGGATGTCGTGCGTCTCTTGTTGGAAAAAGGTGCAGACGTACAGGCTGTGTCCCACTCGAAGATTGCATACATACCGTCCAATACGGCTCTGCATGCAGCGATAGCGGGTGAGGGGGATGTGGAAGTCGTTGGACTTTTGCTAGCGAGTGGTGCCAAAGCCGATACGTTTGACAGTAACGGACACACCTGTCTACATACCGCTGCTTTCCATGACGAGCATATCGAAATCATCCGGTTGCTGATCGCACACGGGGCACAGGTAAATGAACCCGCGAAAAACGAGGGTCGACAAACGCCACTGGCGCTCGCTTTAGGAAAAGGAAATGCACACGTCGTAGAGCTTTTGCGCCAACATGGTGCTGACTAA
- a CDS encoding GNAT family N-acetyltransferase: MNIVPFTCDLIDEAAKLLARRHQRDRLAAPVLPSRFESERVAEQAIRADWEKTVATGVAAIEKGSLIGYLFGGKAENPTRGRHVWVSLAGHGIAGDQHAELYKDLYAAASQRWVDEGYFAHYSLVPANDTALVNSWFCLGFGHEQVHGSLPLHSFHEPVVADMRVPNVQLRLATPKDRQAMAEVSQLIRTFQAAAPTFGVALPEDAQKIRDGYSQLVDDPDVDLWLVEKEGQVLSFQAYFPAEEEPSAMLVPANGIELGVAATEPEYRGLGFNHALTQHGLMHAKAKGMEYVLTDWRMTNLQSSRFWPRQGFLPIAYRLSRFIDPRIAWARG, translated from the coding sequence TTGAATATCGTACCATTTACTTGCGATCTGATTGATGAGGCTGCAAAGCTATTGGCCAGGCGCCATCAAAGAGATCGATTGGCTGCTCCTGTACTGCCCTCCCGTTTTGAAAGCGAACGGGTTGCCGAGCAAGCCATTCGTGCGGATTGGGAAAAAACAGTGGCAACTGGAGTCGCCGCTATCGAAAAAGGTTCCCTTATCGGGTATTTGTTTGGGGGAAAAGCCGAGAATCCAACCAGGGGAAGGCATGTATGGGTGAGCCTGGCCGGTCATGGTATAGCGGGTGATCAACATGCCGAATTGTACAAAGATTTGTATGCAGCCGCTTCGCAGCGCTGGGTGGATGAGGGATACTTTGCCCATTATTCACTTGTACCTGCCAATGACACTGCGCTGGTGAATAGTTGGTTTTGCCTCGGCTTCGGGCATGAACAGGTCCATGGTAGCCTGCCTCTCCACTCGTTCCATGAACCAGTGGTCGCCGACATGCGGGTGCCAAATGTACAGCTTCGTCTAGCAACCCCAAAGGATCGCCAAGCAATGGCGGAAGTCTCTCAGTTGATTCGAACGTTCCAAGCGGCGGCACCGACTTTCGGGGTGGCATTGCCCGAAGATGCCCAAAAGATTCGAGACGGGTATTCGCAGTTGGTTGACGATCCTGACGTTGATTTGTGGCTGGTAGAGAAAGAAGGACAGGTTCTTTCCTTTCAGGCCTATTTTCCAGCCGAAGAAGAGCCTTCCGCCATGCTGGTGCCGGCAAATGGCATTGAGTTGGGTGTCGCAGCGACGGAGCCAGAATATCGCGGACTGGGCTTCAACCATGCTCTCACGCAACATGGCCTCATGCATGCGAAGGCAAAAGGCATGGAGTACGTCCTGACAGATTGGAGGATGACCAATCTTCAATCGTCAAGGTTCTGGCCTCGCCAAGGTTTTTTGCCGATCGCATACCGCTTGTCTCGTTTCATCGATCCCAGAATTGCATGGGCAAGAGGATAA
- a CDS encoding biotin transporter BioY, with translation MRNERLRWLLLSAIFAAIMAVLSQLTIPLPLIPITGQTLAVGLTATILGSRYGTLAMLIYTLLGAIGLPVFTEASGGLQILFGKTGGYIFGFILTVYATGLILEKTRFTLVNAIIANLVGMVITLICGSIQLKFVLDIPWDKAIAFGATPFIAVGVIKAVLASLIGIKVRERLISSRLLRVETSSTR, from the coding sequence ATGAGAAACGAAAGATTGAGATGGTTGCTCTTATCTGCTATCTTTGCTGCGATTATGGCTGTTTTATCCCAACTGACCATTCCACTCCCGCTGATCCCCATTACGGGACAGACGTTGGCAGTAGGGCTGACCGCTACGATTTTGGGAAGTCGGTATGGGACCTTGGCGATGTTGATCTACACGTTGCTTGGCGCGATCGGGTTACCTGTCTTCACAGAAGCGAGCGGCGGATTGCAAATCTTGTTTGGTAAAACCGGCGGGTATATATTCGGTTTTATACTGACGGTTTACGCTACTGGCTTGATATTGGAAAAGACGCGTTTTACGTTGGTAAATGCCATTATCGCTAATCTTGTTGGCATGGTCATCACTCTTATTTGCGGTTCGATCCAATTGAAATTCGTACTGGATATTCCTTGGGACAAAGCGATTGCCTTTGGGGCGACGCCATTCATCGCTGTCGGTGTGATCAAGGCGGTATTGGCTTCCCTGATCGGCATCAAGGTGCGGGAGCGTTTGATCTCCTCTCGATTGCTCCGTGTGGAAACGTCCTCTACTCGATAA